In one Nicotiana tomentosiformis chromosome 6, ASM39032v3, whole genome shotgun sequence genomic region, the following are encoded:
- the LOC138893775 gene encoding uncharacterized protein has product MKPPTYHEIRGPYLNKKVEETNKIVEEHKVAWNKYGCSIMMDKWTARTGKMIINVLVNSPKGSLFLESIDASDSSTDHIKMFTLFQNTIEKIGPSKVIQVITDNASENVKAGGMVEGAYKNVYWTPCAAHCINLIFGDIFKEKPFSTVFGQGVRVHSYISQRPLLLNMMRRFTEQKNLVKPGKTRFATTFLTLHSIHLQKFNLRKLFTSEEWSKSKFAKESAGKDVARIILSYSFWNNVLHALKIGGPLVKVLCLVDGEQKPPMGYLYEAMDRTKEAIQASFTDEQKYAKVFQIFDARWSEQLHRPLHAVGLILNPSLFYDQHENNSLAREVWTGFHEVVIKLTPDEDMQERIVDQLAIYKAAEGLFKLRPAINKERRNRQVTKCFYIL; this is encoded by the coding sequence ATGAAGCCTCCCACTTATCATGAAATCAGAGGTCCTTATCTAAATAAGAAAGTGGAGGAGACTAATAAAATTGTGGAAGAACATAAAGTTGCGTGGAACAAGTATGGCTGCTCCATTATGATGGATAAGTGGACGGCAAGAACTGGGAAAATGATTATTAACGTGTTGGTGAATTCTCCCAAGGGAAGTTTGTTTCTTGAGTCCATTGATGCTAGCGACTCATCCACTGACCACATCAAAATGTTCACCTTGTTTCAGAACACCATTGAAAAGATTGGCCCAAGCAAAGTTATTCAAGTGATCACTGATAATGCGAGTGAAAATGTGAAAGCGGGTGGCATGGTGGAAGGAGCGTACAAGAATGTCTATTGGACTCCATGTGCGGCTCATTGTATCAACTTAATCTTCGGGgacattttcaaggaaaaaccctTCTCTACAGTTTTTGGCCAGGGCGTTAGGGTACATTCTTATATTTCTCAACGGCCCTTGTTATTGAATATGATGAGAAGATTCACCGAACAAAAAAATTTGGTGAAACCGGGCAAGACAAGGTTCGCCACTACtttcttgactttacatagtatCCACTTGCAAAAATTCAATTTGAGAAAGTTGTTCACTTCAGAGGAATGGAGCAAGAGTAAATTTGCAAAGGAAAGTGCAGGGAAAGATGTTGCACGCATtattctttcttattctttttggAATAATGTCCTTCATGCTCTTAAAATTGGTGGCCCTTTGGTTAAAGTACTCTGTTTGGTGGATGGGGAGCAAAAACCACCAATGGGCTACCTCTATGAAGCTATGGATAGGACCAAGGAGGCTATTCAAGCATCATTCACTGATGAGCAGAAATATGCAAAGGTCTTTCAGATCTTTGATGCAAGATGGAGTGAGCAACTTCATAGACCTTTGCATGCAGTTGGACTTATTCTGAACCCGTCACTCTTTTATGATCAGCATGAGAATAATTCATTGGCTAGAGAAGTATGGACAGGATTCCATGAGGTTGTTATCAAGTTGACCCCAGATGAAGACATGCAAGAAAGGATAGTGGATCAGCTTGCTATTTACAAGGCAGCTGAGGGACTTTTTAAGCTCCGACCTGCTATAAACAAAGAAAGACGAAATCGCCAGGTGACCAAGTGCTTCTATATTTTATAG
- the LOC117273869 gene encoding secreted RxLR effector protein 161-like → MQNSSPVETPISKSHTLGSQICPKTPEEIERMSRIPYRSTVVSLIYVMVCTRPDICQEVGLVSRYQTDPGLSHWQAVKRIMRYLKGTADYALCYHGYSNADHRGDLDERKSTSGYVFLFSDGAISWSSKKQLCVSLSTMEAKYVALASATQEVVWLKKFLEHLLDIVENTEPVLVYCDRDDAISSTKDPKFHCKIKHIDIKYNYARDMVRRKVVNVKYVSTKDMLADLLTKPLSRDAFVRHTRSQGLHRL, encoded by the coding sequence ATGCAAAATAGTAGCCCAGTTGAAACTCCTATCAGTAAAAGCCATACCTTGGGAAGTCAGATATGTCCTAAGACTCCTGAAGAGATAGAAAGAATGAGCCGAATTCCTTATAGGAGCACAGTCGTAAGTCTAATATATGTTATGGTGTGCACTAGACCTGATATCTGTCAAGAAGTTGGCTTGGTAAGTAGATATCAAACCGACCCAGGTTTATCACATTGGCAAGCAGTAAAGAGGATCATGAGATATCTGAAGGGAACTGCTGATTATGCCCTTTGTTATCATGGATACAGTAATGCTGATCATAGAGGAGACCTAGACGAAAGGAAGTCTACCTCAGGATATGTTTTCTTATTCAGTGATGGCGCCATATCATGGAGTAGTAAGAAACAATTATGTGTATCACTTTCTACGATGGAAGCCAAATACGTGGCTCTCGCATCAGCAACACAAGAAGTTGTTTGGTTGAAAAAGTTCTTGGAGCACTTGTTGGATATTGTTGAAAATACTGAGCCAGTGTTAGTCTACTGTGATAGGGATGATGCAATATCCTCCACCAAGGACCCTAAGTTTCATTGCAAAATCAAACATATAGATATCAAGTATAACTATGCAAGAGACATGGTTAGACGCAAGGTAGTGAATGTGAAGTATGTGTCTACAAAGGATATGTTAGCTGATCTATTGACCAAGCCTTTGTCTAGAGATGCATTTGTGAGACACACTAGGTCTCAAGGCTTGCATAGACTCTGA
- the LOC104084829 gene encoding L-aspartate oxidase 2-b, chloroplastic produces the protein MATGIASGCGQLHLRKPVYLRNSYGNKAHCHSNVILNGTQNQIAWSSWVSNVLRVNRSSYPECQVIKTNWKSSRGTIKSCQQRDGSVTRYFDFTVIGSGIAGLRYALEVAKHGTVAVITKAEPHESSTNYAQGGVSAVLCPLDSVESHMQDTIVAGAYLCDKETVRVVCTEGPERIRELIAMGASFDHGEDGNLDLAREGGHSHRRIVHAADMTGREIERALLEAVFKNPNIHVFQHHFAIDLLTTQDGSDIVCHGVDTIHTETKEVIRFISKVTLLASGGVGHIYPSTTNPTVATGDGMAMAHRAQAVISNMEFVQFHPTALADEGLPNIPSARENAFLITEAVRGDGGILYNLDMERFMPMYDERAELAPRDVVARSIDDQLKKRGEKYVLLDISHKPREKVLSHFPNIAAECLRHGLDITQQPIPVVPAAHYMCGGVRAGLEGETNVQGLYVAGEVACTGLHGANRLASNSLLEALVFARRAVQPSIDHVNVSRIDHGASSWWPRPVAPMVLGDTVLNKVICRTREVRKELQSIMWEYVGIVRSNSRLNTAEKRIRELELEWETYLFQHGWEPTMVGVEACEMRNLFCCANLVVSSALSRHESRGLHYTTDFPHVEESERLPTVIFPSQRNNSWSSRQLHAQPIS, from the exons ATGGCAACTGGTATCGCTTCAGGATGCGGACAGTTACACTTGAGGAAGCCTGTCTACTTGAGGAATAGCTATGGAAATAAAGCTCACTGTCATTCCAATGTGATTCTCAACGGCACGCAAAACCAGATCGCTTG GTCTAGTTGGGTTTCAAATGTCTTGCGAGTTAATAGAAGTAGCTATCCAGAATGTCAAGTGATCAAGACAAACTGGAAGTCTAGCCGAGGAACAATCAAATCGTGCCAGCAGAGAGATGGATCAGTTACTAGGTACTTCGATTTCACTGTGATTGGTAGTGGAATTGCTGGCCTTCGATATGCACTTGAGGTTGCCAAGCATGGAACTGTGGCTGTAATAACCAAGGCTGAGCCACATGAGAGTAGCACTAACTATGCTCAAGGTGGTGTAAGTGCTGTGCTCTGCCCTTTGGATTCAGTGGAGAGCCATATGCAAGATACAATTGTGGCAGGTGCTTATCTCTGTGATAAGGAGACTGTTAGA GTAGTGTGTACTGAAGGACCTGAGAGAATTAGAGAACTGATCGCTATGGGTGCTTCATTCGATCATGGGGAGGACGGAAATCTGGATCTAGCCAGGGAAGGAGGCCACTCCCATCGTCGAATTGTCCATGCTGCTGATATGACTGGCAGAGAGATAGAAAGAGCTCTATTAGAGGCAGTTTTTAAGAATCCTAATATACATGTGTTTCAACACCATTTTGCTATAGATTTGTTGACCACTCAG GATGGTTCTGACATAGTATGTCATGGCGTTGATACTATACACACGGAAACGAAGGAG GTTATAAGATTCATTTCAAAAGTGACTTTGCTGGCATCAGGTGGAGTTGGACATATCTATCCAAGTACTACTAATCCGACG GTTGCAACTGGTGATGGAATGGCTATGGCTCATCGAGCTCAAGCTGTAATTTCCAACATGGA GTTTGTGCAATTCCACCCAACTGCCTTGGCTGATGAAGGCCTTCCCAACATACCAAGTGCCAGAGAGAATGCTTTTTTGATAACTGAAGCTGTCAGAGGTGATGGAGGCATCCTTTACAACTTAGATATGGAAAGATTTATGCCAATGTATGATGAAAGAGCAGAACTTGCCCCGAGAGATGTGGTAGCAAGAAGTATAGATGACCAGCTCAAAAAGCGTGGCGAAAAGTATGTTCTTCTTGATATCAGTCACAAGCCCAGAGAGAAGGTTCTTTCTCATTTTCCTAATATAGCTGCTGAGTGTCTCCGCCATGGGTTAGACATAACACAGCAGCCGATTCCGGTGGTTCCTGCTGCTCACTACATGTGTGGTGGAGTCCGTGCTGGACTCGAGGGTGAGACTAATGTGCAAGGTCTTTATGTGGCAGGTGAAGTTGCATGTACTGGTTTACATGGTGCTAACCGACTTGCTAGCAACTCATTGCTTGAAGCACTAGTGTTTGCACGAAGAGCTGTACAGCCTTCAATTGATCATGTGAACGTGTCTAGAATTGATCACGGTGCTTCAAGTTGGTGGCCGCGGCCTGTAGCCCCCATGGTACTAGGAGATACAGTACTTAACAAAGTCATCTGTCGGACAAGGGAAGTGAGGAAAGAACTACAGTCAATCATGTGGGAATATGTTGGAATTGTTAGGTCTAACTCAAGACTAAACACTGCTGAGAAGAGAATCAGAGAGTTGGAGTTGGAATGGGAAACATACCTATTTCAGCATGGCTGGGAACCAACAATGGTTGGAGTAGAGGCTTGTGAGATGAGGAATCTCTTCTGTTGTGCCAACTTGGTAGTTAGCAGTGCTCTTTCTCGACATGAGAGTCGTGGGCTTCACTACACCACTGATTTTCCTCATGTTGAGGAAAGCGAGAGGTTGCCAACGGTCATTTTTCCTTCTCAGCGAAATAACTCATGGAGCTCACGCCAATTACACGCGCAGCCGATAAGTTAG